In Thermococcus sp. MV5, the following are encoded in one genomic region:
- the glmM gene encoding phosphoglucosamine mutase, producing the protein MGKIFGTFGVRGIANEKITPEFALKMGLAFGTLLRREQPTKELWVVVGRDTRVSGEMLKNALISGLLSTGVNVIDVGIAPTPAIQFACKYFKVDGGAVITASHNPPEYNGIKLLEPNGLGLKKERESIVEELFFNEEFHRAKWYEIGQLVEKEIIRPYIDAIKSKVDIEVIKKRKPFVVVDTSNGAGSLVLPYLLRELGCKVVSVNAQPDGHFPARNPEPNEENLQGFMKIVKTLGADFGVAQDGDADRSVFIDENGNFIQGDKTFALIVKAMLEENKGGLVVTTIATSHIIDELAKMYNGSVIKTKVGDLIVSRTLLEHDGLVGGEENGGVIFPEHVLGRDGAMTVAKIVEIFAKSGKKFSELIGTLPKFYQLKTKKHVKGDRKTIVAKVAEFAKKEGLTIDTTDGTKILFKDGWILVRASGTEPIIRIFAEAKSEEKVREYLSLGLNLLEKVLND; encoded by the coding sequence ATGGGCAAAATTTTTGGGACATTTGGCGTTAGAGGCATAGCAAATGAGAAGATAACCCCAGAATTCGCTTTAAAAATGGGCCTGGCCTTTGGAACACTTTTGAGAAGGGAACAACCAACCAAAGAGCTTTGGGTAGTTGTGGGAAGAGACACCAGAGTAAGTGGGGAAATGTTGAAGAATGCTTTAATAAGTGGCCTACTAAGCACTGGCGTTAATGTTATAGATGTAGGTATAGCTCCAACACCAGCGATTCAGTTCGCATGTAAATACTTCAAAGTGGACGGAGGGGCTGTTATCACGGCATCTCACAATCCTCCAGAATACAATGGAATAAAACTTCTCGAACCAAATGGATTGGGACTCAAAAAAGAGAGAGAAAGTATAGTTGAGGAACTTTTCTTTAATGAGGAATTTCATAGGGCAAAATGGTATGAAATTGGCCAACTCGTAGAAAAAGAGATAATAAGACCATATATAGATGCGATAAAGTCTAAAGTGGACATTGAGGTCATAAAAAAGAGAAAACCATTTGTAGTCGTCGACACATCAAACGGTGCTGGGTCCCTTGTGCTCCCATATCTCCTAAGAGAACTCGGGTGTAAAGTTGTGAGTGTAAATGCTCAGCCGGATGGCCACTTTCCAGCAAGAAATCCAGAACCAAATGAAGAAAATCTCCAAGGATTCATGAAAATCGTTAAAACGCTTGGCGCTGACTTTGGAGTTGCTCAAGATGGAGATGCGGATCGTTCAGTGTTCATAGATGAAAACGGGAACTTTATTCAAGGAGACAAGACCTTTGCCCTTATAGTCAAGGCCATGCTGGAAGAAAACAAAGGCGGGCTGGTGGTGACAACCATTGCCACTTCTCACATAATCGATGAACTTGCTAAGATGTACAATGGAAGCGTTATCAAAACTAAAGTGGGTGACCTGATAGTATCAAGGACCCTCCTAGAGCACGACGGGCTGGTAGGAGGAGAAGAAAACGGCGGAGTCATCTTCCCAGAGCACGTCCTTGGTAGAGATGGTGCAATGACTGTAGCAAAGATAGTTGAGATCTTTGCAAAGAGCGGCAAGAAGTTCAGTGAGTTAATAGGGACACTTCCAAAATTCTACCAACTCAAAACTAAAAAACATGTCAAAGGAGATAGGAAAACAATTGTCGCAAAAGTAGCAGAATTCGCAAAGAAAGAAGGGTTGACTATTGATACAACCGACGGAACAAAGATACTCTTCAAAGATGGCTGGATTCTTGTGAGAGCAAGTGGAACCGAACCCATAATAAGAATCTTTGCCGAAGCAAAAAGCGAAGAAAAAGTAAGAGAATATCTCAGCTTGGGACTAAATCTATTAGAAAAAGTATTAAACGATTAA
- a CDS encoding Lrp/AsnC family transcriptional regulator: MPKGIMAFLFVGTEPKNRQIPVENEIVKIKGVVHVYEVLGEYDMCIHVQAKSREDLARILYTVSTIEGVRTVTTIIISKKIK; the protein is encoded by the coding sequence GTGCCAAAGGGCATCATGGCTTTTTTATTTGTAGGAACGGAACCTAAAAATAGACAGATTCCCGTAGAGAATGAAATAGTCAAAATAAAAGGAGTAGTTCATGTATACGAGGTTCTTGGGGAATATGATATGTGTATCCATGTGCAGGCAAAAAGTAGAGAAGACCTAGCGAGAATTCTCTACACTGTCTCTACAATTGAAGGAGTCAGAACAGTCACTACTATCATTATTTCGAAAAAAATTAAGTGA
- a CDS encoding sugar phosphate isomerase/epimerase, which translates to MNVGISSHVVKEISGRGISLETLKANLIELNFSDMPLIKNEQILKDSIEKLQTFDVKYTIHAPISDEREKEVRIDLGINSRRNIEIMRKVFKIASLLDVKYLVIHGGDIHGSYHEAFVNTKKQLRELSVLAGDYSIIFVVENTEDNRIGAFAHELLPLVGENVAVTLDVGHAFLTATKYNLNFEDYFNILSPYIKHVHLHNNNGKWDEHRPLEEGKLNVPLVLKKLCEIKPENIIFEIRRYRTEENVIKSLRSINGFQKVMGPLHSPQTRTGNLVPFSP; encoded by the coding sequence ATGAATGTTGGAATAAGCTCTCACGTTGTTAAAGAAATAAGCGGACGTGGAATAAGCTTGGAAACTCTTAAAGCCAACTTAATAGAGCTTAATTTTAGTGACATGCCTTTGATAAAAAATGAGCAGATTCTTAAAGATTCAATTGAAAAGCTCCAAACCTTTGATGTCAAATATACAATACACGCCCCCATCTCCGATGAGAGAGAAAAGGAGGTAAGGATCGACTTGGGAATCAACAGCAGAAGAAACATTGAAATAATGAGGAAGGTCTTTAAGATTGCATCTCTTCTGGATGTGAAATACCTCGTGATTCATGGTGGAGATATCCATGGCTCCTACCATGAAGCTTTTGTAAATACAAAGAAACAGCTAAGAGAACTTTCAGTACTGGCTGGAGACTATTCTATAATCTTTGTTGTCGAAAACACAGAGGATAACAGAATTGGAGCATTTGCCCATGAGCTCCTACCTCTTGTAGGGGAAAACGTTGCGGTAACTCTTGATGTAGGGCATGCTTTTTTAACCGCAACAAAATATAATTTAAACTTTGAAGATTACTTTAATATATTGTCTCCCTATATTAAACATGTCCATCTTCACAACAATAATGGAAAATGGGATGAACATAGACCTTTGGAGGAAGGAAAGTTAAACGTTCCATTAGTCCTGAAAAAGCTATGCGAAATAAAGCCAGAAAACATTATTTTTGAGATTAGGCGTTATAGAACGGAGGAAAATGTAATAAAAAGCCTCAGAAGTATAAACGGGTTTCAAAAGGTAATGGGGCCTTTACATTCCCCACAGACCAGAACTGGGAATCTAGTCCCCTTCTCGCCGTGA
- a CDS encoding chloride channel protein: protein MRTEKYLKKWSTILLLSIITGVIGGLGAVVFRKMVAIVRILFFSSFLPHISFYYHGYNIGYIFLPAIGSLLIVAIIRNYPELKGNGIPEVIEAVIFKRGEMKGKLAFLKALATSITIGSGGSVGREGPIGFIGASLASALAQTFKVSPETKKLLTTCGLAAGIAGTFNTPFAGAMFALEVVYMGVFSINLVPIFLSAVVGNAVTLILLGEGFEVSLSSQITYNHVELPLLFLMGLIFGLLAAYWAKFIFWLTDKFEKSRTPLPFKLFIGGLGVGVIGMFFPKYGILGVGYEGIELAIAGLLPLTVLIFLGIGKMLATSLMISSGHSGGIFAPSLYTGALLGAAYGKMLSILFPTLEINTAVYALAGMAAFFSGLTQAPINQILMVAELTRGYALLPCVITSTTTSFLTARFILRGSSVYTLKLERRGFRIKTGHPVVLETISVKDIMTTNPIFVTPQDKLIDIEHLVAHTGHDCFPVVNEKLEVLGIVGIKDFLNKPQRVKSLPVERFLRKNYAVGYISETAHDAFEKLIKYDQNLLPIVESPECRKLIGVVTKRDIYKAYYRALQEMYIEE from the coding sequence ATGAGAACTGAGAAGTATCTCAAGAAATGGTCCACAATATTACTTCTATCCATCATTACCGGAGTAATTGGGGGACTCGGGGCTGTTGTTTTTAGGAAGATGGTTGCAATCGTAAGAATACTCTTCTTCAGTTCTTTCCTTCCACATATATCTTTTTATTACCACGGATACAATATTGGATACATTTTTCTTCCCGCAATTGGCAGTCTGCTGATAGTGGCAATAATTAGAAACTATCCCGAATTAAAGGGAAATGGCATACCTGAGGTTATAGAAGCAGTAATATTCAAAAGAGGAGAAATGAAAGGAAAATTGGCATTTCTAAAAGCCTTGGCAACCTCAATAACCATAGGAAGTGGAGGAAGTGTGGGAAGAGAAGGACCAATCGGATTTATTGGAGCTTCATTGGCCTCAGCGTTAGCACAGACTTTTAAGGTATCTCCAGAAACAAAAAAGTTGCTAACCACATGCGGACTTGCTGCTGGAATAGCTGGGACTTTTAACACTCCATTTGCCGGGGCGATGTTTGCCCTTGAAGTAGTCTATATGGGGGTATTTTCTATAAACCTCGTCCCCATTTTTCTTTCTGCGGTTGTTGGGAATGCTGTGACATTAATATTATTAGGGGAGGGTTTTGAAGTCAGTCTATCTTCTCAAATAACATATAATCATGTAGAGCTTCCTCTTCTATTTCTCATGGGGCTTATATTCGGCCTCTTAGCTGCATATTGGGCAAAGTTTATCTTCTGGCTTACCGATAAATTTGAAAAGTCAAGAACACCCCTTCCCTTTAAATTGTTCATTGGTGGGTTAGGTGTTGGAGTTATTGGAATGTTCTTCCCAAAATATGGAATCTTGGGTGTAGGTTATGAAGGAATAGAGCTTGCCATTGCTGGATTGCTCCCACTTACTGTTTTAATCTTCTTAGGAATAGGAAAAATGCTTGCTACATCTCTTATGATATCCAGTGGACACAGTGGAGGTATCTTCGCACCTAGCCTCTACACAGGAGCTCTACTTGGAGCAGCCTACGGAAAAATGTTAAGTATCTTATTCCCAACGCTTGAGATCAATACTGCCGTTTATGCTCTTGCTGGAATGGCAGCGTTTTTCAGTGGTTTAACCCAAGCCCCCATAAATCAGATACTAATGGTAGCAGAACTCACAAGAGGGTATGCACTTCTTCCTTGCGTTATAACGTCCACTACCACAAGTTTTCTGACAGCGAGATTCATTCTTAGAGGTTCCTCGGTATATACATTAAAACTCGAACGCAGAGGTTTCCGTATAAAGACTGGTCATCCCGTAGTTTTGGAGACGATCTCCGTAAAAGACATTATGACAACTAACCCCATCTTTGTAACTCCCCAGGATAAACTAATAGATATAGAACATCTTGTGGCACACACAGGACATGATTGTTTCCCAGTGGTTAACGAGAAACTAGAGGTACTCGGGATTGTAGGAATAAAGGATTTTCTGAACAAACCTCAAAGAGTGAAAAGTCTTCCTGTTGAAAGATTCCTTAGAAAGAACTACGCAGTCGGATACATTAGTGAAACCGCTCATGATGCCTTTGAAAAATTAATAAAATATGATCAAAATCTACTTCCTATAGTAGAGTCTCCTGAATGCAGAAAGCTGATCGGAGTCGTGACAAAAAGAGATATCTACAAAGCATATTACAGAGCATTACAAGAAATGTATATAGAAGAGTGA
- the iolN gene encoding 3-dehydro-scyllo-inosose hydrolase, with the protein MIREIPKDLVFEDTPVGKLEREIWTASDEKIDKILKEFRIPSSPELAKPGTYIQTTPGYKVFEEVKQCDVVLIPIGSTEFHGNHLPSGTDTLYVTQICEAVRRHMKKKGKPVAITWPITYGSHPWHHYGMPGTVIIEEKHLKEYIMDVMLGLWNMGYRKQILINNHGHFWVLESAIQEFIKKYQLPGMYIAIDWHRAAGKFFRTKEKGGEFETDFVHADEAETSLALLLFPEEMVDMSKAVDTNPRSYLPDGHFDKAVDGLLRPMRWSSAEGHMPIEIFNTPEGVVGKATLADAKKAKRPIAFILKYLELLIDQILEKFPPGVVPPVEEITFRTREEMEPYLKLPGDEGWKPVYGLVKRLGGKD; encoded by the coding sequence ATGATCCGTGAGATTCCAAAGGATTTGGTGTTTGAAGACACACCGGTTGGAAAACTGGAAAGGGAAATATGGACTGCAAGCGACGAGAAAATTGACAAAATTTTGAAGGAATTTAGAATTCCCAGCTCCCCAGAATTGGCAAAACCTGGCACTTACATACAAACAACCCCAGGATATAAAGTTTTTGAGGAAGTTAAGCAGTGCGATGTAGTCTTAATCCCAATAGGGAGCACGGAATTCCACGGAAATCATTTACCTTCAGGAACAGACACCCTTTACGTCACGCAGATTTGTGAGGCTGTTAGAAGGCATATGAAAAAGAAAGGCAAACCCGTTGCCATCACCTGGCCAATTACATATGGTTCTCACCCATGGCACCACTATGGAATGCCGGGAACGGTCATAATTGAAGAAAAGCACCTCAAAGAATATATAATGGATGTAATGCTCGGTCTGTGGAATATGGGATACAGAAAGCAGATATTAATAAACAACCACGGACATTTCTGGGTTCTTGAGTCTGCCATTCAGGAATTCATAAAGAAATATCAGCTGCCTGGGATGTACATTGCCATTGACTGGCACAGAGCAGCGGGGAAATTCTTCAGAACCAAAGAAAAAGGAGGAGAATTTGAGACAGACTTCGTTCATGCGGATGAAGCTGAAACATCTCTTGCACTTCTTCTGTTCCCAGAGGAAATGGTTGACATGAGCAAAGCTGTGGATACAAACCCAAGGAGCTATCTTCCAGATGGACACTTTGATAAAGCCGTTGATGGTCTGTTAAGACCCATGCGCTGGAGTAGTGCCGAGGGGCACATGCCCATTGAGATATTCAACACCCCAGAGGGAGTGGTAGGAAAGGCAACACTTGCCGATGCTAAAAAGGCCAAAAGACCGATAGCATTTATACTTAAATACTTGGAGCTGCTCATTGATCAGATTTTGGAGAAATTCCCACCGGGAGTTGTTCCTCCCGTTGAGGAGATCACTTTCAGAACAAGAGAAGAAATGGAGCCTTACCTCAAGCTTCCAGGAGATGAAGGGTGGAAGCCTGTTTACGGCCTTGTAAAGCGACTGGGTGGAAAAGATTGA
- a CDS encoding MBL fold metallo-hydrolase, with protein sequence MMLYFIGTAASEGIPNELCNCPTCKEARRFGFARRRPPTLAVITKYKDTMLIDVGTDTTDYLNAQLKAIFLTHWHNDHTYGLYKLRWVAKKIPLYAPREGADEAILTEPKNLEINFIKAGDVLRVNSLKITALKLNHPPETVGYLIEGRRKKAAILYDTKGLPEDTFKILKKRKPKVVVVDATYPPGVDRPDHNNVDEAAEIGLEVADRVYLSHISHHNLPFTKLVKYVSENYGDNVNVAYDGLVVYI encoded by the coding sequence ATGATGTTATATTTTATTGGAACCGCTGCATCGGAGGGCATACCCAATGAGCTTTGTAACTGTCCAACATGTAAAGAGGCAAGAAGATTTGGCTTTGCCCGGAGAAGACCTCCAACTTTGGCTGTGATAACAAAGTATAAGGACACCATGCTAATTGATGTTGGAACGGATACGACTGATTATTTAAATGCCCAACTTAAAGCAATTTTCTTGACCCACTGGCATAACGACCACACCTATGGCCTGTACAAGTTGAGATGGGTGGCGAAAAAGATACCTCTCTACGCCCCAAGAGAGGGAGCAGATGAGGCAATACTCACTGAACCCAAGAATCTTGAGATAAACTTTATAAAAGCTGGAGACGTGTTAAGGGTCAATTCTCTAAAAATAACTGCTTTAAAACTGAATCACCCACCCGAAACTGTAGGGTATTTGATTGAAGGAAGACGTAAAAAAGCCGCGATTCTCTACGATACAAAGGGGCTCCCGGAGGATACATTTAAAATTCTAAAGAAAAGAAAGCCAAAGGTTGTTGTTGTTGATGCCACGTATCCTCCAGGTGTTGATCGCCCAGATCATAACAATGTGGACGAAGCTGCGGAAATTGGATTAGAGGTAGCTGATAGGGTTTATTTATCCCATATCTCTCATCACAATTTGCCGTTTACTAAGCTAGTCAAATACGTCAGCGAAAACTATGGAGACAACGTAAATGTTGCTTATGATGGACTGGTGGTCTATATTTAG
- a CDS encoding mannose-1-phosphate guanylyltransferase/mannose-6-phosphate isomerase, whose translation MKTIILAGGKGTRLWPLSRELMPKQFIKIFDNVSPFQKTVERALLLSKPKEIYIITNREYEFIVIDELEEMGLSIPRENVLLEPVGKNTLPAIYWGIKTIEEKFGNSKVAVFPSDHLIKVSDTYREAFEIAEKLADSYLITFGIKPTRAHTGYGYIKPGEKLECGYKVAEFKEKPDLETAKKYVEEGYYWNSGMFLFDTELFIEEVKKLTPEVYQTFEEATDIVEVYKKVPEISVDYGIMEKTDKAIVVPLNTYWNDLGSFDAIYEAFNKDTNGNAVKVEGIKAEYLGINSENNLIMTERLTATIGVKNLMIIDTGDALLVAQRGEGQKVKEIYEKLKQKGDERAIVHRTAYRPWGTYTLLEEGKEYKIKRMTVLPRRKLTLQRHYHRSEHWVVVSGTARVIVGEKEILLRPGESTFIPAGVFHRVENPGLIPLEIIEVQIGQYLGEDDIERLQDDLEER comes from the coding sequence ATGAAGACCATCATACTGGCTGGAGGAAAAGGAACGAGATTGTGGCCATTAAGCAGAGAATTAATGCCAAAGCAGTTTATCAAAATCTTTGATAACGTTTCTCCTTTTCAAAAAACTGTAGAAAGAGCGTTACTACTCTCAAAACCCAAAGAAATCTACATAATAACAAACAGGGAGTACGAATTTATAGTCATAGACGAACTGGAGGAAATGGGACTCAGTATTCCCAGAGAAAACGTGCTGCTCGAACCAGTTGGGAAAAATACCTTACCAGCAATTTATTGGGGGATTAAAACCATAGAAGAAAAATTCGGTAACTCAAAAGTTGCTGTTTTCCCATCAGATCACTTAATAAAAGTGAGTGATACATATCGCGAAGCTTTTGAAATTGCTGAGAAGCTTGCAGATAGTTATCTCATCACATTTGGCATTAAGCCCACAAGGGCTCACACCGGTTACGGCTACATAAAGCCAGGAGAGAAGCTTGAGTGTGGATATAAAGTTGCGGAATTCAAGGAAAAACCAGATCTTGAAACAGCCAAAAAGTATGTTGAAGAGGGGTATTATTGGAATAGTGGAATGTTTCTTTTTGATACTGAATTGTTCATAGAGGAAGTAAAGAAACTCACTCCGGAAGTGTACCAAACATTTGAAGAAGCCACAGACATAGTAGAAGTTTATAAAAAAGTTCCAGAAATTTCAGTTGATTATGGAATTATGGAAAAAACTGACAAAGCTATAGTAGTACCATTAAACACTTACTGGAATGATTTAGGAAGTTTTGATGCAATATACGAAGCTTTTAACAAGGACACAAACGGAAATGCAGTTAAAGTTGAGGGAATAAAAGCAGAATATCTAGGAATAAATTCAGAAAATAACCTAATAATGACTGAAAGATTGACTGCAACAATCGGAGTCAAAAATTTGATGATAATAGACACTGGAGATGCATTACTAGTAGCTCAAAGAGGAGAAGGGCAAAAGGTAAAAGAAATTTATGAAAAGCTTAAACAAAAGGGTGATGAAAGAGCGATCGTTCATAGGACCGCGTATAGACCATGGGGAACATACACTCTCCTAGAAGAAGGGAAGGAATATAAAATAAAACGTATGACGGTTTTACCAAGGCGGAAATTAACTCTACAAAGACATTACCATAGAAGTGAACATTGGGTGGTAGTAAGCGGAACTGCAAGGGTAATTGTTGGGGAGAAGGAAATACTACTAAGACCTGGGGAAAGCACATTTATTCCAGCAGGTGTTTTTCACAGAGTTGAAAACCCCGGGTTAATTCCACTAGAAATTATAGAAGTCCAAATTGGACAATACTTGGGTGAGGACGATATTGAGCGGCTTCAAGATGATCTAGAAGAGAGATAA
- the speB gene encoding agmatinase: protein MELLYTYETLKLEFPMSEIEKADFVILGIPFDGTTSYKPGTRFGPTLIRQATLNLESYILDYDIDLAEVRIADVGDLAIVAGNPLETIKRGIKTIEEIKKLNPKAIPVVLGGEHSMTYAPVKALMPKSYIVFDAHLDLREQYEENPWNHACVARRISELGMEIAEFGIRSGTKEEVEYAKERGIHWVHARHYSFERFKEIVRDLPDPIYISIDIDVFDLSMVPSTGTPEAGGLRFWEVVEALEWLVRNKEVVGFDIMEVAGMELGDVTALTAAKLLFYLMGMISRR, encoded by the coding sequence ATGGAATTGCTTTATACTTATGAAACCTTAAAGCTTGAATTTCCTATGAGCGAGATAGAAAAAGCAGATTTTGTAATCTTGGGGATTCCCTTTGATGGGACTACTTCTTATAAGCCTGGAACTAGATTTGGTCCTACATTAATAAGGCAAGCTACTCTTAACTTAGAGAGTTACATTCTTGATTATGATATTGACTTAGCGGAGGTTAGAATAGCAGATGTTGGAGATTTAGCAATAGTGGCAGGTAATCCACTTGAGACAATAAAACGTGGTATTAAAACAATTGAGGAGATAAAAAAACTGAATCCAAAAGCAATTCCAGTAGTTCTCGGTGGAGAACATTCAATGACTTATGCACCGGTTAAAGCTTTAATGCCAAAGAGCTACATTGTTTTCGATGCTCATTTGGATTTGAGGGAGCAATATGAAGAAAATCCATGGAATCATGCTTGTGTGGCTAGACGTATATCGGAGTTGGGCATGGAGATAGCGGAATTTGGGATAAGAAGTGGGACTAAGGAGGAAGTGGAATACGCAAAAGAAAGAGGTATTCATTGGGTTCATGCGAGACATTATAGCTTTGAGAGATTCAAGGAAATTGTAAGAGACTTGCCAGATCCAATATACATATCTATAGATATAGATGTTTTTGACCTTTCAATGGTGCCTTCTACGGGGACCCCTGAAGCGGGCGGCTTAAGATTTTGGGAGGTAGTAGAGGCATTGGAGTGGCTTGTACGGAATAAAGAAGTAGTTGGTTTTGATATAATGGAAGTGGCTGGAATGGAGCTCGGGGATGTCACAGCTTTAACAGCAGCAAAGCTTCTTTTTTACCTAATGGGAATGATTTCAAGGAGATAA
- the iolM gene encoding scyllo-inosose 3-dehydrogenase yields the protein MNEEMLAAVLHAKWDPKPEYKPTSKDIEGKLTYLGGLVWRYPELRLERRPIPKIKEDEVLIKVRACGICGSDIHMYESTLDGYMLYPGLTAFPAVLGHEFSGEIVKVGEKAYNQWGKKFEAGTPVTAEEMVWCGYCRPCREGYPNHCINLEEIGFSRDGAFAEYIAVPARVVWEITDIIEKYGEEKGYEAGALVEPTSVAYNGIFERGGGFRPGAYVVIFGAGPIGLAGIALAKAAGAAKVIAVEIAEVRQKLAKAMGADFVIDPTKVDSVAGKILEITNGEGADMYVEAAGAFPKTWPVMEEAIWNGEKVNAKVVAIGRAVTHVPVQFEVLQVRRGQIFGAQGHSGHGVFPSVINLMASGRIDMRKIITHRFKLEEALEAMKFASEQKSNIGKVLIKP from the coding sequence ATGAACGAAGAGATGTTGGCTGCAGTTTTGCACGCAAAATGGGATCCAAAGCCGGAATACAAACCAACATCAAAGGACATTGAGGGAAAGCTAACATACTTGGGAGGATTGGTTTGGAGATATCCCGAATTAAGACTGGAACGCAGGCCCATTCCAAAAATTAAAGAAGATGAAGTCTTAATAAAAGTTAGAGCCTGCGGCATCTGTGGATCGGACATACACATGTATGAATCAACTCTCGATGGGTATATGCTGTACCCGGGATTGACGGCATTTCCAGCAGTACTGGGGCATGAATTTTCAGGTGAAATCGTTAAAGTTGGGGAAAAAGCATACAACCAATGGGGCAAAAAGTTTGAGGCTGGAACTCCTGTGACTGCAGAGGAAATGGTTTGGTGCGGATACTGCAGGCCTTGTAGAGAAGGCTATCCAAATCATTGCATAAACCTTGAGGAGATAGGGTTCAGCAGGGATGGAGCCTTTGCCGAGTATATTGCAGTTCCAGCAAGGGTTGTTTGGGAAATCACAGACATAATTGAGAAGTACGGAGAGGAGAAGGGATATGAAGCGGGTGCACTTGTGGAGCCAACTTCCGTTGCATATAATGGAATCTTCGAGAGAGGAGGCGGCTTCAGACCCGGAGCTTATGTAGTGATCTTCGGAGCTGGGCCAATAGGATTAGCGGGAATTGCCCTCGCTAAGGCTGCAGGTGCTGCAAAAGTTATTGCCGTGGAGATTGCAGAGGTCAGGCAAAAGCTGGCGAAAGCGATGGGAGCCGATTTTGTGATTGATCCAACCAAAGTCGATTCTGTTGCTGGCAAAATCCTTGAGATAACAAACGGAGAAGGCGCGGATATGTATGTGGAAGCTGCTGGAGCTTTTCCAAAAACATGGCCAGTAATGGAGGAAGCAATATGGAACGGAGAAAAAGTAAATGCAAAGGTTGTTGCAATTGGAAGAGCGGTAACCCACGTTCCGGTTCAGTTTGAAGTTTTGCAAGTAAGAAGAGGACAAATCTTTGGTGCCCAGGGTCACTCAGGCCATGGGGTATTTCCAAGCGTCATAAACCTGATGGCTTCCGGCAGAATAGACATGAGAAAAATCATAACGCACCGCTTTAAGCTTGAAGAAGCATTAGAGGCAATGAAGTTCGCAAGCGAGCAAAAGAGCAACATTGGAAAAGTTTTAATCAAACCGTAA
- a CDS encoding Lrp/AsnC family transcriptional regulator, producing the protein MHMPILDEIDRKILYLLKNNARISLTEVAKEVGLSVMGVKNRINRLEKRGIITSYSANIDYTKLGYNIIAFVGITAEAKKRLSVLRELKKRKEVVELYEVTGIYDFIAKIVAEDMEELRNFLALTMAGIDGVTATYTMVITKEHEIQFNNQLLEGK; encoded by the coding sequence ATGCACATGCCAATTCTCGATGAAATTGATAGAAAAATATTGTACTTGCTAAAAAACAATGCTAGAATTTCTCTTACCGAAGTTGCAAAAGAAGTAGGGCTAAGTGTTATGGGGGTAAAAAACAGAATAAACAGATTGGAGAAAAGAGGAATAATAACAAGCTACTCGGCTAATATAGACTACACAAAATTGGGATATAACATAATAGCTTTTGTTGGTATAACTGCTGAAGCTAAAAAGAGATTAAGTGTTTTGAGGGAATTAAAGAAACGTAAGGAAGTAGTGGAACTGTATGAAGTGACTGGAATTTATGACTTTATTGCAAAAATTGTTGCTGAAGATATGGAGGAACTAAGAAACTTCTTAGCCCTCACGATGGCAGGAATAGACGGAGTAACTGCAACATATACTATGGTTATAACCAAGGAGCATGAGATACAATTTAATAACCAGCTCTTGGAGGGGAAGTAG